gcagaaataagtgattatacccttgactgacaaagttgtttccaataaataatggaattgacatgaaggtaaagtgcacaaatggaaacagtctcctgtctcactgccctgcccttccctacccctcactcagataggattcagtgttcctggggcagtgactcacctctggggaaagagcaagcctgcgctctgttattactgctggctcactgagaagcatctaatatagatcatacttcactgtaaagtcttttctcagaaaaggcctttagtattcaatttagagagtgaagagaaagggagggaaagagaggtgtgttattgggagttcaggatggggaggattttaagatttttattaatgagattcttaagattcttaagaccctaccaatggtcaacaatcctatgaaggcaaaatggacagatactgtaatctttgtacttcaaagcagctacatctacaagactaaacattttttatgggtataagtaaatagtttcccttgttttatgtttcaggtattcagactcgagtcctggatgtcacaaaaaaaaaaacaaattgatgagtttgccaatgaaattgagagagttgacattctctttaatgttgctgggtaattcataactttttaatttcattctcctcacagaaagttttctatgtcttttattaaaagaaatttgataatatggccaaattattctttgtgaaccctaatatattccttaggaaataaagctggattttggacagaatttttgttacaagtaagattcagcaagtaaaacagccatagaagttgacatgtgcttggggcctaaaggcacttaaggatactcaagacaactgctaccaatccaacgctgttgatctacctaaggctggggacaggctcacaccagtggacttgtcactgatgttccactaagacttataaaataaaattaaaaactgttttccaggagtgtctttaaggcaaagtatatctgccaaaaactgagtactcagtttattgaaatgcgaatgttccccatttgttggcacaacattctggcaagttctttctacctcccaagcgcagcatttcttattaggacaattaatcccagcaaaagaagtttcactctgttgctttatatacagcacaaagagaatggcttaattgaacttgatagagtagtaccaaacttgctgaaccatgcttgaaggatgagagactggagctggagcagccccatgtggagcagctagtgcttgtgctcactctcccttttcaggcatgacagtagagatgaggacagttgaggcttacgcaggactaagtagatagagtctgatgttccacttttcttgtgtggtgttaacgtttatactgtggcattgatagaaaaatcctagagccttcttatgtatttttatgattcttcctaatcatgtttcagtatgaaaaaagtctgtctattcatagtttatcatgtgttacaatgtatggaaattaaagcaacaatttatgattatctattttataaataatctgctcatctttcatagaagaatatattcagaaccatgaaaaaatcaactagcaaaattattttttgagcatctattaaattttcagcaaagtaagggatatagaaatatagcatgtggttcttgctgtcatttgattgaactggaagtacagtggtacatgggaatcacaactgacaatattttataagtaattacataatcttggtccaggggacagtgaaatcaattaggaccccattgttataaagcttccttgaggaaatgtgacttggaaaatagcaaaggctattttgagggttttcttttgttctgctttgtttactcagtatgtcagaactgtacagtagcgatattactttgctgccctgagatggtgagatacttgttttccctgcaactttgatttcccttgagaatgataagttcttgccacctgagggcactgctgctcttgaaatcagagtccactggggcaagtgtcctcagttgtttgtaatggcgttgatatttcctgtgcatttggtatagagcttcttatgtttgggggctccagacacttgccgccttcttttaaaagaaggatcttgttttcaaataacaaattttttaccttaagttgttgagacacttacttacctaatgtaccaagtgatactatgtttgaattgttaaaagtcttggttagggaagggacaatggtctaagtcaataaatgaaaataaaaatgaaaaggaagtggaatagaaatcgtttttaatgataatttttccccattgtttaattactcttccagttttgttcatcatggaaccaTCCTGGACTGTGAGGAGAAAGACTGGGACTTCTCAATGAATCTTAACGTCCGCAGCATGTACCTGATGATCAAggcctttcttcctaaagtaaGGTGACCACCACCAGGATGACCACCACGTTAGTCTCCAGGTCTCCATCCTGGGCATCCAGAAAGAATCCTCACATGTGCTGAAGAGTAATGGTAGTTAACGTAATGACTAACATGTAGTGAACATAAATACCAAGGCATTTAGTATAAATTAATTCGTCTGACCTTCCAGTTcatccattcaaagaatatttattaagcactttctacatgccaggctccattctaggtgcagaagacaaatcagagaactaaacaaagtcccttctgtcagggaacttccattttggagaggtgagacaggataatatgtaatcaaataaacatataacatgtGAGGTAGTTATAAgtactatgaagagaaaaaaagctcagtTATTAGAGAGGTCCCAGAGGGCCTCACTGATAAGGTGAGATTTTCATAGAGGCTGAATGGAGCAACGGAGCTAACCATTCAGGTGTTTGGGGAGaagcttccagggagagggacagcaggaggcctgtgggaccagaacaatccgatgaggtaggtactactttgtcccattcactgtacagagaaagaaactaggaggttaagtaacttgcccaaatcacataACTAGCAAGTGGTTAGAGCTAAGATTAGGCACACGCTCTCAGGATGGATGTACCCCACTGCTTTTCTGTACCTTGAGTACCCTCCTTACTCTCCTGTCTTTAGCTGAGCCACTGAAgttccagagaggtgagagacagcatgtgctgaagagagagtattcctcctgagtctgccacccttgaattctccagccttcacacagctcatcaatgtttttcattttgctatACAAATAAGCTTTAAGTAC
This is a stretch of genomic DNA from Equus asinus isolate D_3611 breed Donkey unplaced genomic scaffold, EquAss-T2T_v2 contig_803, whole genome shotgun sequence. It encodes these proteins:
- the LOC139044382 gene encoding dehydrogenase/reductase SDR family member 6-like isoform X7; translation: MSPNFKNWKSTRVFRLESWMSQKKKQIDEFANEIERVDILFNVAGFVHHGTILDCEEKDWDFSMNLNVRSMYLMIKAFLPKMLTNLAILSTCPLWLPASKISPQLTSAANPPLFAEESWP